From the uncultured Trichococcus sp. genome, one window contains:
- a CDS encoding helix-turn-helix domain-containing protein: protein MKKEFGDVLKEIRIDRGYSQRYVAEGVMGQSAYSKIERNEIEPTFRKWLAILEKLNVSVDEFRYILNKESLTTKEKLINDFFSLNYNHLDDLKLVKYEIAAYLEEEEDYLLRNLYYACESLIALNTTQNVEEAQLLAKKIWERLEKFDRWYLVDIRLINTILFIFPIDVAVNIGERAIQQLIPYQNLKEAEVLLINVDINLSVLLIDDKKYPEALSYLEKVIPLCKKYQKYNQLAIAYSRKGLILQKTGKMDEGSEHIEKAYAILNAIEDTKLISELEKELSYYLEMRYKGPLQLEISPQE from the coding sequence ATGAAAAAAGAGTTCGGAGATGTTCTTAAAGAAATCAGGATAGATAGGGGTTATTCCCAACGATATGTTGCAGAAGGGGTCATGGGGCAATCTGCATACTCTAAAATAGAAAGAAATGAAATAGAACCCACTTTCCGGAAATGGTTGGCTATCCTGGAAAAGTTGAATGTGTCAGTGGATGAGTTCCGCTACATCTTAAATAAAGAAAGTTTGACCACAAAAGAAAAGCTGATTAATGATTTTTTCTCGTTGAATTATAATCACCTTGATGATTTGAAATTGGTTAAATATGAGATAGCTGCCTATTTAGAAGAAGAGGAAGACTATTTGTTAAGAAATCTTTACTACGCATGTGAAAGTTTGATTGCTTTAAATACAACCCAAAACGTTGAGGAAGCACAATTGTTGGCTAAGAAAATTTGGGAGCGGTTGGAGAAGTTTGACAGGTGGTATTTAGTGGATATCCGATTGATAAACACCATTTTATTTATTTTCCCGATTGATGTAGCCGTCAACATTGGTGAAAGAGCAATCCAACAATTAATACCTTACCAGAATCTGAAGGAAGCAGAAGTTCTATTGATCAATGTAGATATTAATTTATCTGTTTTACTGATCGATGATAAAAAATATCCTGAAGCTCTTTCCTATCTGGAAAAAGTGATTCCTTTATGCAAAAAATATCAAAAATATAATCAACTAGCAATTGCCTATTCCAGAAAAGGGCTTATCTTACAAAAAACAGGGAAAATGGATGAAGGCTCTGAGCACATTGAGAAGGCTTATGCTATCTTGAACGCGATTGAAGACACAAAGCTGATAAGCGAATTAGAAAAAGAACTTTCGTATTATTTAGAAATGAGATACAAAGGTCCGCTGCAACTAGAGATTTCGCCGCAAGAATAG
- a CDS encoding aminopeptidase: protein MVLPNFEENLQKYAKLLVSKGINVQKGHTIVINIDVEQAPFARLLTKEAYALGAEEVIVKWTDDIVTRETYLHTSEERMTNIPQYKVDESLDMIEKKASRLSVRSADPDALNGVDGKKLAAVQKANNIAFDAQRTATQANKVSWTVAAAAGTKWAAKVFPELATEEEQVDALWNEIFKTCRVYEADPVAAWDAHEARLLSKADVLNAEQFDALHYTAPNGTDLTVGMPQNHIWESAGSVNAQNEKFIANMPTEEVFSAPDFRRIDGVVKSTKPLSYAGNIIDGMTFRFENGQVTEVTAEKGEDTIKRLVEENDGGRSLGEVALVPDPSPISQSGIVFFNTLFDENASNHLALGSAYASSVVGGTEMTQEELAAAGLNRSTTHVDFMIGSADMNIDGIRKDGSVMPIFRNGDWAF, encoded by the coding sequence ATGGTATTACCGAATTTTGAGGAAAATCTGCAAAAATACGCCAAATTGTTGGTTTCGAAAGGGATCAATGTGCAAAAAGGCCACACGATCGTCATCAACATCGACGTCGAGCAGGCACCGTTCGCGCGTCTGTTGACGAAGGAAGCGTACGCGCTGGGCGCCGAAGAAGTCATCGTCAAGTGGACCGACGATATCGTCACCCGCGAAACCTATCTGCACACGTCCGAAGAGAGAATGACGAACATCCCGCAATACAAGGTGGATGAAAGTCTCGACATGATCGAAAAGAAAGCGAGCCGCCTTTCTGTCCGCTCGGCCGATCCGGATGCGCTGAACGGCGTCGACGGCAAGAAGTTGGCTGCCGTGCAAAAAGCTAATAACATCGCCTTCGATGCGCAACGCACTGCGACCCAAGCCAACAAAGTGAGCTGGACCGTCGCTGCCGCTGCCGGAACGAAATGGGCGGCGAAAGTCTTCCCTGAGCTGGCGACCGAAGAGGAACAAGTCGACGCCTTGTGGAACGAAATCTTCAAGACCTGCCGCGTCTACGAAGCCGACCCGGTGGCTGCCTGGGATGCGCATGAAGCGCGCCTGCTGTCGAAGGCCGATGTGCTGAACGCCGAACAGTTCGACGCTTTGCATTACACCGCGCCGAACGGAACCGATCTGACTGTCGGTATGCCGCAGAACCACATCTGGGAAAGCGCCGGCAGCGTGAACGCGCAGAACGAGAAGTTCATCGCCAACATGCCGACCGAGGAAGTCTTCTCCGCGCCTGATTTCCGCCGCATTGACGGTGTCGTGAAATCGACGAAGCCGCTGAGCTACGCCGGCAACATCATCGACGGGATGACGTTCCGCTTCGAGAACGGTCAAGTGACTGAAGTGACTGCCGAAAAAGGCGAAGACACGATCAAGCGCTTGGTAGAGGAAAACGACGGCGGACGCAGCTTGGGCGAAGTCGCCCTGGTTCCGGATCCGTCTCCGATTTCACAATCTGGCATCGTCTTCTTCAACACCCTGTTCGACGAAAATGCTTCGAACCACTTGGCGCTGGGCTCCGCCTACGCATCCAGTGTTGTTGGCGGTACGGAAATGACCCAAGAAGAGTTGGCTGCAGCCGGCTTGAACCGCTCGACTACGCACGTGGACTTCATGATCGGGTCCGCGGATATGAACATCGACGGAATCCGCAAGGACGGATCCGTTATGCCGATCTTCCGCAATGGGGATTGGGCGTTTTAA
- a CDS encoding DUF6577 family protein codes for MSTALRLSELMNYLKKNQPVSTKQLLEFYRAFEPDLKANTLRWRIYHLKQANVIYTPKRGLYALQEKKAFLPEPTEKMKKLAQQIQEKYPYVNFSVYPTEWLANFTGHMYQSNNIILEVDVDALESVFHFVKERYTNVYLSPDREVYNLYISPREENIIVNRLYVDAPLNRIQGNYHLPKLEKLLVDLIVNEPIILPIGLSESKTVITNILGKYNINYSTLLRYAKKRHIEKKLASFGLKESEML; via the coding sequence ATGTCTACTGCTCTGAGACTATCAGAATTGATGAACTATCTTAAGAAGAATCAGCCGGTTTCGACGAAACAACTCTTGGAATTTTATCGGGCGTTTGAGCCGGACTTAAAAGCTAATACGTTGCGTTGGCGTATTTATCATTTGAAGCAGGCCAATGTTATTTATACCCCTAAAAGAGGACTGTATGCTTTGCAGGAGAAGAAGGCCTTCCTGCCGGAGCCGACTGAAAAGATGAAGAAGCTGGCACAACAGATCCAAGAAAAGTATCCTTATGTCAATTTTTCTGTATATCCTACGGAATGGTTGGCAAATTTTACAGGGCATATGTATCAATCCAATAATATCATTTTGGAAGTGGATGTTGATGCGTTGGAGTCTGTTTTTCATTTTGTGAAAGAACGGTACACAAATGTATATCTTAGTCCGGATCGAGAGGTTTACAACCTTTACATATCACCTCGGGAGGAGAATATCATCGTTAATCGACTGTATGTAGATGCCCCGTTGAATCGAATTCAAGGAAATTATCATCTTCCTAAGCTGGAAAAATTATTAGTCGATCTCATTGTCAATGAGCCCATTATATTGCCTATTGGTTTATCCGAATCAAAAACAGTAATCACCAATATACTTGGGAAATACAACATAAATTACTCAACCTTACTACGTTATGCAAAAAAGAGGCACATCGAAAAAAAACTAGCTTCATTTGGATTAAAGGAAAGCGAGATGCTCTGA
- a CDS encoding nucleotidyl transferase AbiEii/AbiGii toxin family protein, giving the protein MITDKSLTADWYLELNKHYGNLDRNLFDKVTHAFLILENLAESKLPFIFKGGTSLLLLLQEVKRFSIDIDIIVPEEVSIDALEEMLKNIVDKSVFTRFEEQKRHVSAIPKAHFKLYYESPFDQSEVYVLLDVLFEENPYSHLDTLAIVCPFVDTVPPNVYVQVPGIADILGDKLTAFAPNSTGIPYNKGKEMEIIKQLFDIESLFDQLTAISGVKETFMRCAHQELKYRQLSAMNYEDVLDDIFNTAIIIGGRGSLEKELFLQLEDGVRRIKSHIISRNYIVEEAVVSASKAAYLALLLKNDRETIEKFDPLVPLPELVGAPLFKKMAKIKKFSPEAYYYFAKTQELKNNQQSH; this is encoded by the coding sequence ATGATAACTGATAAAAGTTTGACAGCGGATTGGTATCTGGAATTGAACAAACACTACGGCAATCTCGACCGCAATCTGTTTGATAAGGTTACCCATGCATTTTTGATTTTGGAAAACCTAGCCGAGTCGAAGTTACCGTTTATTTTTAAGGGCGGTACGAGTTTGCTGCTGTTGCTCCAAGAGGTAAAGCGGTTCTCAATCGATATTGATATTATCGTGCCGGAAGAAGTCTCTATAGATGCTCTGGAAGAAATGTTGAAGAATATAGTGGATAAATCAGTTTTTACGCGGTTTGAAGAACAAAAAAGGCATGTTAGCGCAATTCCAAAAGCGCATTTCAAATTGTACTATGAGTCGCCATTTGATCAGTCTGAGGTATATGTTTTGTTGGACGTACTTTTTGAAGAGAATCCCTATAGCCATCTCGATACTCTGGCGATTGTTTGTCCGTTTGTTGATACAGTACCGCCAAATGTATATGTTCAAGTACCGGGGATAGCTGATATATTAGGGGATAAGCTGACAGCTTTTGCTCCAAATTCTACAGGAATTCCTTATAATAAAGGAAAAGAGATGGAGATAATCAAACAACTCTTTGATATTGAGAGCCTTTTTGATCAGTTGACTGCTATTTCAGGAGTAAAAGAAACCTTCATGCGATGCGCACACCAAGAACTGAAATACCGACAGCTGAGTGCTATGAATTACGAAGATGTACTGGATGATATTTTCAACACCGCCATTATCATTGGAGGCAGAGGAAGTCTGGAAAAAGAACTGTTCCTGCAATTGGAAGATGGTGTAAGAAGAATCAAATCTCATATCATCAGCCGGAATTACATTGTTGAAGAGGCAGTTGTCAGTGCCTCCAAGGCAGCATACTTGGCATTACTATTGAAAAATGATCGCGAGACTATCGAAAAGTTTGATCCACTGGTACCGTTACCGGAATTGGTAGGTGCACCGTTATTCAAAAAGATGGCAAAAATCAAAAAGTTCAGTCCGGAAGCCTATTATTATTTTGCGAAAACACAAGAATTGAAAAACAATCAACAGAGTCACTAA
- a CDS encoding HipA N-terminal domain-containing protein, with translation MANKLCLLWQNARTSQWYHIGDLVLRDTSVYAFTYNISDEANGLYAALKDGYHLHPTFPEIGKEYESNFLFSTFARRLPDRNRKDYAPILAELGITQESTDFDLLAATGGRLNSDSYEFVKSS, from the coding sequence ATGGCAAATAAACTGTGCTTACTATGGCAAAATGCACGGACAAGCCAGTGGTATCACATTGGCGATCTAGTTTTGAGAGACACAAGCGTCTATGCATTCACATATAATATTTCAGATGAAGCTAACGGCTTATATGCCGCGTTGAAAGATGGCTACCATCTGCATCCGACGTTCCCTGAAATCGGGAAAGAGTACGAATCAAACTTTTTGTTCAGTACTTTTGCACGAAGGCTGCCCGACAGGAATCGCAAGGATTATGCTCCAATTTTGGCAGAGCTCGGAATCACGCAGGAAAGCACGGATTTTGACTTGCTGGCCGCCACAGGAGGTAGGCTGAATTCGGACTCCTATGAGTTTGTGAAATCATCATAA
- a CDS encoding MurR/RpiR family transcriptional regulator translates to MLPNTKEVFTIFNPEIIRSFNPTDFKIYECISQNEQLVVYMTIRELSEYAGVSTASILRFCQKCGFAGYKELKYTLKNTLKKQSNVPNNNVSEIIDCIQKFEQPLYKARLEKALDILSEDVQIICIGIGNSGITARYAARRLSSLKKFSLCIDDPFYSVDLPKNNMVALAFSVSGEREEVIRMVESFKKSGCPTIVVTVSETSLLSKYADVTLPYYLSYKGLSKVVDTTSQVPATALIEILANMLYERKQQNG, encoded by the coding sequence ATGCTACCGAACACAAAGGAGGTCTTCACCATCTTCAACCCAGAAATCATCCGCAGTTTCAACCCTACGGACTTTAAAATCTATGAATGTATTTCGCAGAACGAGCAGCTTGTCGTCTACATGACGATCCGCGAGCTGTCGGAATATGCGGGCGTGTCGACCGCTTCGATTTTGCGGTTCTGCCAAAAGTGCGGGTTCGCCGGCTACAAGGAATTGAAATACACGCTCAAGAACACGCTGAAAAAACAGTCGAACGTCCCGAACAACAACGTTTCGGAAATCATCGATTGCATCCAGAAATTCGAACAGCCGCTCTACAAAGCAAGACTCGAAAAAGCTTTGGATATCCTTTCGGAGGATGTGCAGATCATCTGCATCGGAATCGGCAATTCCGGGATCACAGCCCGCTATGCCGCGCGGCGATTGTCGTCGCTGAAGAAATTTTCTTTGTGCATCGATGACCCTTTCTACAGCGTGGATTTACCGAAAAATAATATGGTTGCGCTCGCGTTTTCCGTTTCCGGTGAGCGGGAGGAGGTCATCCGCATGGTAGAATCCTTCAAAAAAAGCGGCTGCCCGACTATCGTGGTCACCGTCAGCGAGACCAGCCTGTTGTCGAAATACGCGGACGTCACCTTGCCGTACTATCTCTCGTACAAAGGGCTGTCAAAAGTCGTCGATACGACCTCACAAGTACCGGCCACCGCGCTCATCGAAATACTGGCGAATATGCTCTATGAAAGAAAACAGCAAAATGGATAA
- a CDS encoding MurR/RpiR family transcriptional regulator codes for MFTINKVNSLNELERLVYDYILRHPKELAGMKVKDVAEAVNVSSSTVMRFCKKMDCSGFSEFKYQYQHYLVEDAVVEQKDNELEYLLEFFSSVSQDGIQDSMLAAMDRFIGCEDKILLGNAGLQGQLVQYASYLLNAAGMTTRYFTDDSFRLRNLADTGDSGAILYFSVQQDEELALNKLCAAKALGYRIFVVSNYENVQVHKIADDILTYHVPMRDGVGGGGASQLPVLYYVEALARRYGEVAVR; via the coding sequence ATGTTTACAATCAACAAAGTGAATAGCCTGAACGAGCTGGAAAGACTCGTGTACGATTATATATTGCGGCACCCGAAAGAACTGGCCGGGATGAAGGTGAAGGACGTCGCCGAAGCGGTGAACGTCTCCTCCTCCACCGTCATGCGCTTCTGCAAAAAGATGGACTGCAGCGGCTTCTCTGAGTTCAAATACCAGTACCAGCACTATTTGGTGGAGGATGCTGTTGTGGAACAGAAGGATAACGAGCTGGAGTACCTGTTGGAATTCTTCTCTTCGGTGTCGCAGGATGGGATCCAGGATAGTATGCTGGCGGCCATGGACCGGTTTATCGGCTGCGAGGACAAAATTTTGCTTGGTAACGCGGGGCTGCAAGGCCAGCTGGTGCAGTATGCTTCCTATCTGCTGAACGCCGCCGGGATGACGACGCGCTATTTCACTGATGATTCTTTCCGGTTGCGGAACTTGGCGGATACTGGCGACAGCGGCGCCATCTTATACTTTTCAGTGCAACAGGATGAGGAGCTGGCGCTGAACAAGCTTTGCGCAGCCAAGGCGCTGGGCTACCGGATCTTCGTCGTGTCGAACTACGAAAATGTGCAAGTGCACAAGATCGCCGACGATATCCTCACGTACCATGTGCCGATGCGGGACGGTGTTGGCGGTGGGGGGGCGTCGCAGTTGCCGGTGTTGTATTACGTCGAGGCGCTGGCGCGGCGGTATGGGGAAGTTGCTGTGCGGTAG
- a CDS encoding 6-phospho-beta-glucosidase has translation MQKNFLWGGAVAAHQVEGGWQAGGKGLSVADVMTAGANGVPRRVTDGVIPGESYPNHEAIDFYHHYKEDVALMAEMGFKSFRTSIAWTRIFPNGDEATPNEEGLAFYDGLFGECRKHGIEPVVTLSHFEMPLHLVKTYGGFRNRECIAFFEKFAEACFTRYKDKVTYWMTFNEINNQANYKSAHHLLQDSGILLEEGDDCEKLMYQAAHYELVASARAVKIGHAINPDFQIGCMIAMCPIYPATCKPEDIFFSSAAMQKRYWFADVHVRGYHPAYMKKFYARKGFNLDITEEDEKDLLAGKVDYLGFSYYMSFCVAHNEPNPHFDYDESEHLVRNEFVKASDWGWQIDPVGLRYALNWFYDRYQLPMFIVENGFGAYDKIEDGEIHDAYRIDYLRAHIAEMVKAVDEDGVELLGYTLWAPIDIVSASTGEMDKRYGLIYVDKNNAGEGTLERKRKDSFHWYKKVIATNGEDLE, from the coding sequence ATGCAAAAGAACTTTTTATGGGGTGGCGCAGTAGCCGCCCATCAGGTTGAAGGCGGCTGGCAAGCGGGCGGCAAAGGCCTCAGCGTCGCCGACGTCATGACGGCAGGTGCCAACGGGGTGCCGCGCCGGGTCACGGACGGGGTCATCCCCGGGGAAAGCTATCCCAACCACGAAGCGATCGATTTCTACCACCACTACAAGGAAGACGTCGCTTTGATGGCGGAAATGGGCTTCAAGAGTTTCCGGACGTCGATCGCCTGGACGCGCATTTTCCCGAACGGCGATGAAGCAACGCCGAACGAAGAGGGGCTGGCTTTCTATGACGGCCTGTTCGGCGAATGCCGCAAGCACGGCATCGAACCAGTCGTCACGCTGTCGCATTTCGAAATGCCTTTGCACCTTGTCAAAACGTACGGCGGTTTCCGCAACCGGGAATGCATCGCCTTCTTCGAGAAATTCGCGGAAGCCTGCTTCACCCGCTACAAAGACAAAGTCACCTACTGGATGACGTTCAACGAGATCAACAACCAAGCCAACTACAAATCGGCGCACCACCTGCTGCAGGACAGCGGCATCCTGCTGGAGGAAGGGGACGACTGCGAAAAACTGATGTACCAGGCCGCCCATTACGAACTCGTCGCCAGCGCCCGCGCCGTCAAGATCGGCCATGCCATCAACCCGGATTTCCAGATCGGCTGCATGATTGCGATGTGCCCGATTTACCCGGCCACCTGCAAACCCGAGGACATCTTCTTCTCCTCGGCGGCGATGCAGAAACGCTACTGGTTCGCCGATGTGCATGTGCGCGGCTACCACCCGGCCTACATGAAGAAGTTCTACGCCCGCAAAGGCTTCAACCTCGACATCACCGAAGAGGACGAAAAGGACCTGCTGGCAGGCAAAGTCGACTATCTCGGCTTCTCCTACTACATGTCCTTCTGCGTCGCGCACAACGAGCCGAATCCGCACTTTGATTATGATGAGTCTGAGCATCTTGTGCGCAACGAATTCGTCAAAGCCAGCGATTGGGGCTGGCAGATCGACCCAGTCGGCTTGCGCTACGCCTTGAACTGGTTCTACGATCGTTACCAATTGCCGATGTTCATCGTCGAAAACGGCTTCGGCGCTTATGACAAAATCGAAGACGGCGAAATCCACGACGCCTACCGCATCGACTACCTGCGCGCCCACATCGCCGAGATGGTCAAAGCCGTCGACGAAGACGGCGTCGAGCTGCTCGGCTACACCCTATGGGCCCCGATCGACATCGTTTCCGCCTCCACCGGCGAAATGGACAAACGCTACGGCCTGATCTACGTCGACAAAAACAACGCCGGCGAAGGCACCCTCGAGCGCAAACGCAAAGACTCGTTCCATTGGTACAAGAAAGTGATTGCTACGAATGGGGAAGACTTGGAGTAA
- a CDS encoding PTS transporter subunit IIC, translated as MNTLQSAISFVLNDLGAAVFVPLLMLLIGLSMKMKFSQAFHSALTLGIAFTGMSILINYMMASMGDAAQKLAENTGISLTAIDGGWPGMASISWAWPYAFLMFPVTIGINIIMLLFNKTKTLNVDMWNVWNKIFTAVMVSYITGNVRWGFLAAAIQIILELKAGDMWGPEVEKLTGIPGVTVPHFVTLIATILFPIDELLKKIPFFNKPLDANILKVKIGILGENSVMGAIIGFLLGWAAGYGFAGALQLAIQAATALTLFPMVSKLFSQALSPISEAISAFMKKKFSGREVYIGLDWPVLAGRNELWVAVIITIPAFLLTAIVLPGNNVLPFAGIINLSFVIGALLLTDANLARMIFHGVFSAPLFLYAATFFAPYITRLANETGAATVAEGKLLSWSTIAGPDIRYLFSTAFSGNLIDMILLIAWLGIFYTLYQSKKKYNATIGNDD; from the coding sequence ATGAACACACTTCAATCGGCCATCAGTTTCGTTCTGAACGATCTCGGCGCGGCAGTCTTCGTACCGCTCCTGATGTTGCTCATCGGATTGAGCATGAAAATGAAATTTTCGCAAGCTTTCCATTCTGCATTGACACTGGGGATCGCCTTCACAGGCATGTCGATCCTCATCAATTACATGATGGCATCGATGGGGGACGCCGCCCAAAAACTCGCAGAAAACACCGGAATAAGCCTGACCGCGATCGACGGCGGCTGGCCGGGGATGGCCTCCATCTCATGGGCCTGGCCCTACGCATTCCTGATGTTCCCGGTAACAATCGGCATAAATATCATAATGCTGCTCTTCAACAAAACCAAAACACTGAACGTCGACATGTGGAACGTTTGGAACAAAATCTTCACAGCAGTCATGGTCTCCTACATCACCGGCAACGTCCGCTGGGGCTTTCTGGCCGCCGCAATCCAGATCATCCTCGAACTGAAAGCAGGCGACATGTGGGGACCCGAAGTCGAAAAACTGACCGGAATCCCCGGCGTCACCGTCCCACATTTCGTGACACTGATCGCCACCATCCTCTTTCCGATCGACGAACTGCTCAAAAAAATCCCATTCTTCAACAAACCACTCGACGCAAATATCCTGAAAGTCAAAATCGGCATATTGGGTGAAAACTCAGTCATGGGTGCCATCATCGGCTTCCTTTTGGGATGGGCTGCCGGCTATGGTTTCGCGGGCGCTCTCCAACTCGCGATCCAGGCGGCGACAGCACTGACGCTTTTTCCGATGGTTTCGAAGCTGTTCTCACAAGCCTTGTCCCCGATTTCGGAAGCCATTTCGGCCTTCATGAAAAAGAAATTCTCCGGAAGGGAAGTCTACATCGGACTGGATTGGCCCGTTTTGGCGGGGCGCAACGAACTCTGGGTGGCCGTCATCATCACGATCCCGGCCTTCCTCCTCACCGCCATCGTGCTTCCCGGCAACAACGTCCTCCCGTTTGCGGGCATCATCAACCTGTCCTTTGTGATCGGTGCCTTGCTGCTGACCGATGCCAACCTCGCCAGAATGATCTTCCACGGCGTCTTTTCCGCCCCCTTGTTCCTGTACGCAGCCACTTTCTTCGCGCCGTACATCACCCGATTGGCCAACGAAACCGGCGCAGCCACCGTAGCGGAAGGCAAACTCCTGTCCTGGAGCACCATCGCCGGCCCCGATATCCGCTACCTCTTCTCGACGGCCTTTTCCGGCAACCTCATCGACATGATTTTGCTGATCGCCTGGCTGGGCATCTTTTACACACTGTATCAAAGCAAGAAAAAATACAACGCAACAATCGGAAATGATGACTAG
- a CDS encoding carboxylesterase family protein — MRRDRFRIGLSVALFSLVLSGCNSNDGMTADSGSAGDVQQTEVSEKSNEVTIRETEFGKVQGVSEDGVYKWLGVPYGGDTSGENRWQAPTDPEEWSGILDTTKPGDIALQLSADGVVGSESALNLDIYRPENEKEDLPVLVFIHGGNNQTGRAQEISGASFARNQDAIVVSVNYRLGALGFNPLPALKTGTEEENSGNYTMLDLEKSLTWIRENIENFGGDSNNVTVSGFSAGGRDVMAMLISPLFEGKFDKAISFSGGMTIADEDNSQEVFAQAIAPLVVEDGLKATEDEAREWLLEDNPEVKDYLFGLEGDRLVSLMGNAGIRMSVFPHLYKDGTVIPEEGFATENYNEVPLLMLTGGNEFSLFGRFDPYFGKYIADGSIDTDENIAAQYDFVNQYGGQLYSLFNLEESAESMKDQYDAPIYGMEINFGEEVDVVGEAMAKFGSFHGVFVPLLDTDNQNYAALVGEAYASEGAIELSEWFQSYIYQFIKNGDPNSDTLPEWTEWTEENRDILFMNADQSNATAEIGQNNFTYEDVLNAIDEDTTISQEEKDALLSNVLNGRWFSGRLDEKYGNTSNFYE, encoded by the coding sequence ATGAGAAGAGATCGATTCAGGATTGGGTTAAGCGTTGCGCTGTTTAGTCTAGTGTTAAGTGGGTGTAATTCGAACGATGGAATGACAGCGGATTCAGGTTCGGCGGGTGACGTTCAACAAACGGAGGTTTCAGAAAAGTCTAACGAGGTTACCATTCGTGAAACGGAGTTCGGGAAGGTACAGGGGGTAAGTGAAGACGGTGTCTATAAATGGTTAGGCGTGCCTTATGGGGGAGATACATCGGGAGAAAATCGATGGCAAGCACCGACTGATCCCGAAGAATGGTCCGGTATATTGGATACTACAAAACCAGGAGATATAGCTCTTCAACTGAGTGCTGATGGAGTAGTCGGTTCAGAAAGTGCACTGAATTTGGATATTTATCGACCGGAAAATGAGAAGGAAGATTTACCGGTATTGGTCTTCATCCATGGCGGAAATAACCAGACTGGACGGGCACAGGAAATCTCAGGAGCATCCTTTGCACGCAATCAGGATGCAATCGTCGTGTCCGTAAACTACCGCTTGGGTGCGTTAGGATTCAATCCACTACCCGCTTTGAAGACTGGAACAGAAGAAGAGAACTCTGGGAATTATACAATGCTGGATCTGGAAAAATCACTTACTTGGATTCGTGAAAACATCGAGAATTTCGGTGGCGACAGCAACAACGTAACCGTTTCCGGATTTTCTGCAGGTGGACGAGACGTGATGGCAATGTTGATTTCTCCCTTATTCGAAGGTAAATTTGATAAAGCTATTTCATTTAGCGGCGGCATGACAATCGCGGACGAAGACAATAGCCAGGAAGTCTTTGCGCAGGCAATTGCACCACTCGTAGTGGAAGATGGCCTGAAAGCGACTGAAGATGAAGCCCGTGAATGGCTTCTGGAGGATAATCCAGAAGTCAAAGATTACTTATTTGGACTAGAAGGCGATCGTCTAGTGAGTTTGATGGGTAACGCTGGCATCAGAATGAGCGTCTTCCCCCATTTGTACAAGGATGGCACGGTAATACCGGAAGAAGGATTCGCTACAGAAAACTACAATGAAGTACCGTTATTGATGCTGACAGGAGGAAATGAATTTTCTTTATTTGGACGTTTTGACCCATACTTTGGGAAGTACATTGCGGATGGTTCAATCGATACAGACGAAAATATTGCAGCCCAATACGACTTCGTAAACCAATATGGTGGACAATTGTACAGCTTATTCAATTTGGAAGAATCAGCTGAAAGTATGAAAGACCAGTATGATGCACCGATCTACGGAATGGAAATCAACTTTGGAGAAGAGGTGGATGTCGTTGGTGAAGCGATGGCCAAATTTGGTTCATTCCATGGTGTATTTGTGCCATTGCTGGATACCGATAACCAGAACTATGCAGCTCTAGTCGGCGAAGCCTACGCATCAGAAGGCGCCATCGAACTAAGTGAATGGTTCCAGAGTTATATCTATCAGTTCATCAAAAATGGAGATCCAAATAGTGACACACTTCCTGAATGGACAGAGTGGACAGAAGAAAATAGAGATATCTTATTCATGAATGCAGATCAGTCAAACGCAACGGCAGAAATTGGACAAAACAATTTCACTTACGAAGACGTCCTTAACGCTATAGATGAGGACACAACAATCAGTCAAGAAGAAAAAGATGCCTTACTATCCAACGTCCTAAACGGCCGTTGGTTCAGTGGAAGACTGGATGAAAAGTACGGAAATACATCCAATTTTTATGAATAA